A single Nicotiana tabacum cultivar K326 chromosome 5, ASM71507v2, whole genome shotgun sequence DNA region contains:
- the LOC107805306 gene encoding ammonium transporter 2, with protein sequence MSIPGAYQTDLPAVPPWLNKGDNAWQMTAATLVGLQSMPGLVILYASIVKKKWAVNSAFMALYAFAAVLICWVLVGYRIAFGDKLLPFWAKGAPALGQKYLIGRARVPETTHYYSNGNIESPMLEPFYPMAAHVYFHFTFAAITMILLAGSVLGRMNIKAWMAFVPLWLIFCYTVGAFSLWGGGFLYHWGVIDYSGGYVIHLSAGISGFTAAYWVGPRLKSDRERFPPNNVLLMLAGAGLLWMGWSGFNGGAPNAANVAAPLAVLNTNISAATSLLVWTTLDVFYFGKPSVIGAVQGMMTGLACVTPGAGVVQAWAAIVMGILSGSIPWFSMMILHKKSTFLQKVDDTLAVFHTHAVAGLLGGLLTGLLAEPSLCSIILPVSNTRGAFYGGSGGMLFLKQIVAALFIIGWNIVATTIILLAIRLFIPLRMSDEQLMIGDDAVHGEEAYALWGDGEKYDPTRHGWHGSDTPQETIPTGFVNGARGVTINL encoded by the exons ATGTCCATACCAGGAGCTTATCAAACAGATTTACCTGCAGTACCTCCATGGCTAAACAAAGGCGACAACGCGTGGCAAATGACCGCCGCGACCCTCGTCGGCCTTCAAAGTATGCCCGGACTCGTCATCCTTTACGCTAGCATAGTCAAGAAAAAATGGGCAGTTAACTCAGCTTTCATGGCTCTTTACGCATTTGCAGCAGTTCTCATCTGTTGGGTTTTAGTTGGCTATCGTATCGCTTTTGGCGATAAGCTTTTACCCTTCTGGGCAAAAGGCGCTCCTGCTTTAGGCCAAAAGTACTTAATCGGACGTGCAAGAGTACCTGAGACAACACACTATTATAGCAATGGGAATATTGAATCTCCTATGCTTGAACCTTTTTATCCTATGGCTGCACATGTTTATTTTCATTTCACTTTTGCTGCAATTACCATGATTTTATTAGCTGGTTCTGTTCTTGGTCGTATGAATATTAAAGCTTGGATGGCTTTTGTTCCTCTTTGGCTTATTTTTTGTTATACGGTTGGAGCTTTTAGCCTTTGGGGTGGTGGTTTTCTTTATCATTGGGGCGTTATTGATTATTCTGGTGGCTATGTTATTCATCTCTCTGCTGGAATTTCTGGATTCACTGCTGCTTATTGG GTTGGGCCAAGATTGAAGAGTGATAGGGAAAGGTTTCCACCAAACAATGTGTTGCTTATGCTTGCAGGAGCAGGGCTACTTTGGATGGGTTGGTCAGGTTTCAATGGAGGAGCACCTAATGCTGCAAATGTAGCTGCTCCTTTGGCTGTGTTAAACACAAATATTTCAGCAGCTACTAGTCTTCTTGTTTGGACAACCCTTGATGTGTTTTACTTTGGCAAGCCATCAGTTATTGGAGCTGTTCAGGGAATGATGACCGGCCTCGCCTGTGTAACTCCTGGAGCAG GAGTGGTGCAAGCTTGGGCAGCCATAGTAATGGGAATACTTTCAGGTAGCATTCCATGGTTTTCCATGATGATCCTCCACAAAAAGTCCACTTTTCTACAGAAG GTGGATGATACATTGGCTGTGTTTCACACACACGCTGTAGCAGGACTTTTAGGCGGTTTATTAACTGGTCTTCTAGCAGAACCAAGTCTTTGTAGTATTATTCTTCCAGTAAGTAACACAAGGGGTGCATTTTATGGTGGAAGTGGTGGAATGCTTTTCCTTAAGCAAATAGTTGCAGCTCTCTTTATCATTGGTTGGAACATAGTTGCAACGACAATAATACTACTCGCGATAAGGTTGTTTATCCCGTTAAGAATGTCAGATGAGCAGCTAATGATTGGGGATGACGCGGTACATGGAGAAGAAGCCTATGCTCTTTGGGGCGATGGCGAGAAATATGATCCCACAAGACATGGTTGGCATGGCTCAGATACTCCACAAGAAACAATACCAACTGGTTTTGTCAATGGAGCGcgaggagtaacaattaatttatAA
- the LOC142181029 gene encoding uncharacterized protein LOC142181029 produces the protein MVVVLKGREMEIVNILEAFTSIDFSCNNFQGEIPEVVGDLKLLYLLNLSHNALTGRIPKALGKLNQLESLDLSVNQLSGKISDELVGLTFLSFLNISFNQLSGRIPRGNQFHMFSVDSFDGNTGLCDFPLKKTCSGDTNVNGLLQPNNHSEHEIDGKYIISFALGSSVSFSIIIWLLLHSRRYNEFIDRLIFRIFGQHKKEWQD, from the coding sequence ATGGTTGTAGTTCTCAAAGGTCGGGAAATGGAGATTGTGAATATTCTTGAAGCTTTTACATCGATTGATTTCTCTTGCAACAACTTTCAAGGGGAGATACCTGAAGTAGTGGGCGATCTCAAATTGTTATATCTTCTTAATTTATCACATAATGCATTGACAGGAAGAATACCAAAGGCCCTGGGAAAGTTGAATCAGCTTGAATCCTTAGATCTTTCAGTCAACCAGTTAAGTGGGAAGATTTCGGACGAGCTTGTAGGTCTCACATTCCTTTCATTCTTGAACATATCTTTTAATCAACTTTCTGGTAGGATTCCAAGAGGCAATCAATTTCATATGTTCTCGGTAGATTCCTTTGATGGGAACACGGGGTTGTGCGATTTTCCTTTAAAGAAAACATGCAGTGGTGATACCAACGTTAATGGATTGTTACAACCTAACAACCATTCTGAACATGAAATTGATGGGAAGTATATTATAAGTTTTGCCTTGGGATCTTCTGTGAGTTTTAGCATCATAATCTGGCTTCTTTTGCATAGCCGAAGATATAATGAATTCATTGATAGACTTATTTTCAGAATTTTTGGTCAGCACAAAAAAGAGTGGCAGGATTAA